A stretch of the Coprobacillus cateniformis genome encodes the following:
- the gdhA gene encoding NADP-specific glutamate dehydrogenase: MKYIEKVLDEVKTKNADQPEFIQAVEEVLESLEPVILAHPEYEDMAILERLVEPERTLMFKVPWQDDKGKVQVNRGYRVQFSSAIGPYKGGLRLHPSVNLGIIKFLGFEQIFKNSLTTLPIGGGKGGSDFDPQGKSDAEIMRFCQSFMTELYRHIGPDVDVPAGDIGTGAREIGYMYGQYKRIRGAFENGVLTGKPMPYGGSLIRPEATGFGAVYYGKEVLSHFDDSYEGKTIACSGYGNVAWGVCLKAREYGAKVVSISGRDGYVYDPDGIVTDEKIEFLVQIRSHNNVKLKDYAEKFGCEFHAGEKPWGLKVDMAFPCATQNEIGLDEVKQLVANGVKYIIEGANMPTTPEAIAYFLENKGILGPAKAANAGGVAVSALEMAQNSMRYSWTKEEVDAKLHQIMIDIHNSSVAAAEKYGLGYDLIKGANIAGFEKVVAAMISQGIY; the protein is encoded by the coding sequence ATGAAATATATTGAAAAAGTATTAGATGAAGTGAAAACTAAAAATGCAGATCAACCAGAGTTCATTCAAGCTGTTGAAGAAGTTCTTGAAAGCTTAGAACCTGTTATTCTTGCTCATCCTGAGTATGAAGATATGGCTATTCTTGAAAGACTCGTTGAACCAGAGAGAACTTTAATGTTTAAAGTCCCATGGCAGGATGATAAAGGAAAGGTGCAAGTCAATAGAGGTTACCGTGTACAATTCTCAAGTGCTATTGGACCTTATAAAGGCGGATTAAGATTACACCCATCTGTTAACTTAGGTATTATTAAATTCTTGGGGTTTGAACAAATTTTTAAAAACTCATTAACAACTTTACCAATTGGTGGTGGTAAAGGTGGTTCTGATTTTGATCCACAAGGAAAATCAGATGCAGAAATTATGCGTTTCTGTCAATCATTTATGACTGAATTATATCGTCATATTGGACCTGATGTTGATGTACCAGCTGGGGATATTGGTACTGGTGCTAGAGAAATTGGATATATGTATGGACAGTATAAACGAATCAGAGGAGCATTTGAAAATGGTGTTCTTACTGGAAAACCAATGCCTTATGGTGGTTCTTTAATTAGACCAGAAGCTACAGGATTTGGTGCTGTATATTATGGTAAAGAAGTATTAAGTCACTTTGATGACTCTTATGAAGGAAAAACAATTGCCTGTTCAGGTTATGGAAATGTTGCTTGGGGTGTTTGTTTAAAAGCAAGAGAGTATGGAGCAAAAGTTGTTTCTATTTCAGGTAGAGATGGTTACGTTTATGATCCTGATGGAATTGTAACTGATGAAAAAATTGAGTTCTTGGTTCAAATCAGAAGTCACAACAACGTCAAACTAAAAGATTATGCAGAGAAATTCGGATGCGAATTTCATGCTGGTGAAAAACCATGGGGATTAAAAGTTGATATGGCTTTCCCTTGTGCAACTCAAAATGAAATTGGACTTGACGAAGTGAAGCAATTGGTTGCTAATGGAGTCAAATATATTATTGAAGGAGCAAATATGCCAACAACTCCTGAAGCCATTGCTTATTTCCTTGAAAACAAAGGAATTTTAGGACCTGCAAAAGCAGCAAATGCTGGTGGGGTTGCTGTTTCAGCATTAGAAATGGCACAAAACTCAATGAGATATAGTTGGACAAAAGAAGAAGTAGATGCGAAATTACACCAAATCATGATTGATATTCATAATTCTTCTGTTGCGGCAGCTGAAAAATATGGTTTAGGATACGATTTAATCAAAGGCGCAAATATTGCTGGTTTTGAAAAAGTTGTTGCTGCCATGATTTCACAAGGTATTTATTAA